The genome window ACTGTTCTATTCCTTGTTATTTTTATATTGGGAGGATGTAGTTACCTCTTCAAATAAGGAATACTTTTTTGATATTGGAACAAAAGATTTGAATAGTATAGGGTGGTATTATTTGCTTGTATCACTTCCTTTTTTTCAATTACTTATTTTCCGTTGGGTTTTTAGGTGGGTAATTTGGGTTTGGATGTTATATAGAGTAAGTACTTTGAAATTAAATATTGATCCCGTACATGCAGATGGAATGGGTGGACTAGAGTACATAAATCTTATTCCATTTTTATTTAGCTTCTTGTCATTCTTAATCTCTTCAATCATTGCCACTCATATGGGTTCTGATATTGTTTTTGGGGCTGAAAAGCTAAAAGCATTGTCTATTCAAATTATCTTCTTTACTATTTTCTTTCCTCTTTTAAATTACCTTCCACTTCTGTTTTTCGTTAGAAAAATGTTTAAGGCAAAGACTGAAGGAATTCTTATGTTTGGGCGTCTGATCAGAGAGCACAATACTGATTATTTTTCGAAATGGATATACAAACGAGATGATAAGGATACCTTGTTAGGCAGTGTAGACAATTCATCACTTGCTGATATTAATGGCAGTTATGCAATGAATCAGTCTCTGCGTTTATTTCCAATAAATTCCAACTTTTTCCTCATTACAGTCGTAGTTAGTGCTTTCCCTTATTTTCCATTATTACTTACTCAATACTCAATAATAGACCTGTTTAAACAGCTTGTGGTACATTTCATTTCTTAAAAGTTAAAAAAAGTTAACCAAATTCAAGGTGAATTACACCTTTTTTTACACCCTTGATATATTGCAATTTTATGTGTCAGTTTTGATATTTGTTTACACGACTATTTTCTACTGACTTTCGATGAAAAAAGCACTCTTTATATTAATTACAGCCTTTCTATCTTTCAATCTTTCTGCTCAAGACTATCAAGAGTTGGATTGGGATAACCTGTTACCTGAAAACATTAGTTTTGATGATCCCTTTAAAGATTTATCAAGGTCTCAGTTATTGGATTTGAAAGAAATAGCCTATCTCATCAATAAAAAGAAGGCTTCACCTGAAGACTTTCCTGAGGAGCACCAAGAAAAGCTACAACAAAAGGAGCAATCACTAAAGGAACAAGGTATTGATGCTCATTTCTTCCTTTCCAAAAGAGAAGAAATTAAGGAAAAACGACAGCAATTTGCAGAGGCTGTTGTAGAGGAACTTAACCATGAACAAGTTAAAATTCCTGGATTCTTATTACCCCTTAACTTCTCGGGACTTGAAGTGACAGAGTTTTTATTAGTTCCTTGGGTTGGTGCTTGTATACATACACCTCCACCAAATAAGAATCAGATCATTTATATCAAATTCGATAAAGGATATGAAGTAACCTCTCGATTTGAATCGGTCTGGATAACCGGAGAAATGACAACTCAAAGTGTATCAAAAGAACTTTATTTAGTGGATGGGAAAAGTGAGATTTTCACAGGTTACTCCATTCATGCAAACCAAATTTTATCATACGTAAAATAATAGCAAAATGAGAAAACTCTATCTAACTATATCTCTACTCTTTATGAGTGTGCTCTTAGTAGTGGCGCAAGCAAAGAAAGAGACAACACATATTCTTATTCAAAATGTGAAGGTATGGGATGGTAAAGGCAAAGAAATTGTCGATGCTGATGTCCTTATTGAAAATAACTTGATTAAGGAAGTAAAAAAGGGAATTAAAAAACCAAAAGGTGCTACAGTCATCGATGGAAAAGGATATACTTTAACACCCGGTTTGATCGACATGCATACACATATTATGCTTAATGGCCCCAAAGCTTTTTATACAGGGCAAGGCGATTATGATATGTTTGCTGTAGGTGCATGGGCGTACAGAGATATGAACCTTTTATTGGATCAAGGCTTTACTTCAATTAGAGATATTGCTGGTAATTCATTAGGTATTGCCAAAGCGAAGAAAAATAAATTGATGCAAGGTCCAAGAATTTGGTCTTCGGGTCCTGCGTTTAGTTCTACAGGTGGACATGGTGATGCTGGTTTATGGAACCAAATGCCGGATGAAGACAACCAACCAAATAAAACAATGAACTTGGCTGTTGCAGATGGTATACCTGATATTATCAAATTCGCGAGATGGAACTTTAGACACGGTGCTGCCTATGCTAAAATTATGGCTTCTGGTGGTGTTGCTTCTGAGTTTGATCCATTAGAGATTACTGAATATACAGAGGAAGAAATGCGAGAAATCGTAAAGATATGTGAGGACAATAAAACATATGCTACTATACATGCTTACCATGATGATGCTATTAATAGAGCATTAGATGCGGGTGTAAAGTGTGTAGAACATGGCTTCTTGATGTCTGAGAAAACAGTAAAAAGACTTGCTAACGAAAATATTGTTCTTTCTCTTCAGGGGTATGTAAGTACCGTCCAATTTGCTCAAGCATCACAAATTCCTTGGTTCTCTCCTGAACAAGTTAGAAAAGCAACGCAAGTAAATGAAGGGGCGAAACAAATGATTGAGTGGGTGAAAAAATACAATGTGTTTGTAGTGAGTGGTTCTGATATGTTTGCAGAGAATACTCCAAATGCTAAAATGAACATTACAGTCGAAAAGAACTTTGGTTGGGAACCATGGGAAATCTTACAACACAACACATATAATGCAGGAAAGGTATTAGCCATGTCTGGCCCGGCGAGAAACCCTTACAGAGAAGGTCCTATTGGGGTAATTGAGGTAGGTGCCTATGCGGATATTCTAATTTGGGAAAAAAGCCCTCTTGAAGATATTGAAAATGTAATGCCTAATGATAACATCAAATTGATGGTTCAGGACGGCGATGTATTAAAAAATACTTTATAGTCAATTCATAAAGCAGTGAGGTAAGTTATAGATATGACTTACTTCACTGCTTTTTGCTTTATAGTGAACCAAAAATTGAATGGAATCAGTTATTCATCTTTCAGATATAAGTTTTAATTGGAAGGATAATACTACACCTCTTTTCAATATTCCATCACTCACAATTCAAAAAGGGGAAAAGGTTTTATTGCAAGGGAGAAGTGGTAGTGGTAAGTCGACCTTTCTTCATTTAATTGGAGGTTTTTTGTCTTCAAATAAAGGAAAAGTATCCATTCTAGACCATGACCTTTCTGTATTTAGTCCTGCTGAAAAAGATCAATTTAGAGCAGATCATGTTGGCTATATTTTTCAGCAATTTAATTTAATTCCTTATCTATCGGTGATTGAAAATGTGGTATTACCGTTGCGCTTTTCTACCATTAGAAAATCTAAAGTAAGGAAAGAGGTGAATACAGAAGCCGAAAAACTATTATTGAAATTAGGAATTACTGTGAATTTACATGGTAGTGAAATCAATACATTAAGTGTAGGACAACAACAAAGAGTAGCAGCAGCAAGGGCTTTTATTGGTCATCCAGAAATTATACTGGCAGATGAACCTACTTCAGCCTTAGACAGCTATTCTAAAGCTCAATTTATGGATGTTTTACTTCAATTATGTAAGGAGAATAATGCTACATTAATTATGGTTAGCCATGATGAGACCCTGACATCTTATTTTGATCAAATTCT of Flammeovirga agarivorans contains these proteins:
- a CDS encoding DUF3299 domain-containing protein, with amino-acid sequence MKKALFILITAFLSFNLSAQDYQELDWDNLLPENISFDDPFKDLSRSQLLDLKEIAYLINKKKASPEDFPEEHQEKLQQKEQSLKEQGIDAHFFLSKREEIKEKRQQFAEAVVEELNHEQVKIPGFLLPLNFSGLEVTEFLLVPWVGACIHTPPPNKNQIIYIKFDKGYEVTSRFESVWITGEMTTQSVSKELYLVDGKSEIFTGYSIHANQILSYVK
- a CDS encoding amidohydrolase family protein — translated: MRKLYLTISLLFMSVLLVVAQAKKETTHILIQNVKVWDGKGKEIVDADVLIENNLIKEVKKGIKKPKGATVIDGKGYTLTPGLIDMHTHIMLNGPKAFYTGQGDYDMFAVGAWAYRDMNLLLDQGFTSIRDIAGNSLGIAKAKKNKLMQGPRIWSSGPAFSSTGGHGDAGLWNQMPDEDNQPNKTMNLAVADGIPDIIKFARWNFRHGAAYAKIMASGGVASEFDPLEITEYTEEEMREIVKICEDNKTYATIHAYHDDAINRALDAGVKCVEHGFLMSEKTVKRLANENIVLSLQGYVSTVQFAQASQIPWFSPEQVRKATQVNEGAKQMIEWVKKYNVFVVSGSDMFAENTPNAKMNITVEKNFGWEPWEILQHNTYNAGKVLAMSGPARNPYREGPIGVIEVGAYADILIWEKSPLEDIENVMPNDNIKLMVQDGDVLKNTL
- a CDS encoding ABC transporter ATP-binding protein — translated: MESVIHLSDISFNWKDNTTPLFNIPSLTIQKGEKVLLQGRSGSGKSTFLHLIGGFLSSNKGKVSILDHDLSVFSPAEKDQFRADHVGYIFQQFNLIPYLSVIENVVLPLRFSTIRKSKVRKEVNTEAEKLLLKLGITVNLHGSEINTLSVGQQQRVAAARAFIGHPEIILADEPTSALDSYSKAQFMDVLLQLCKENNATLIMVSHDETLTSYFDQILPISTFNSTSEALENNHLPFI